tctctaagccaatgcatgaagatctcttgccacttgtcttaatgggcttttgggcttgggctggccactcttgggcctcctcttgggctggtCAACAGCCCCCTTtcgtgggcctaattgggccgactagcttggcccatcaaggcttcggccaatgggcctaaggcccatcctaataaaaatttaaattttcctttttataatttcttctataaattttaaattttaaattccacatggccaaagtcttgtgacattttatttatagaaatttaatttataaagtgtatggccaagcataaattattatcattaatctatctaatttaaaatctcataaacacaagcacaaatcacctaatcttaaaagaGACTAATGGCGAAAGCATTAAACCATAggaaatttcattacctaattagaggctttaacacaccttataacttgacttttaattttgggatgccacaattgcCCAATAATGGAACAAGTCTTTGGGTCTTGCAATTGATTCTAACTTTGATGGCttgcattaatttaagatttgtTTCAAGAGTCGCAGTGGAATTTAACAATcgttctccttttctcttcatcttttctaGTGGAGAATATCTTATCATGTATGATGTCTTCCTTTGAAGATTTGTCGCATTTTCAGATATAATTCTTGCATTTTTGCAGTTGttagaaaagcaatttccttctTGCTTAATATGAGTAAAGAAAAGACTTCTCTCTTTCCATGATTTATGATCAATTTCCCCTTtacttttagttttgttttattatcttATGATGTATGTATTTCATGAAAGGGCATTTCTTTCCAATGAATGGAGACACAAGTTCACGACAGCCAAAAACAAGGGCAATTATGAAATGGTTGAGAGAGATTCGTTTCACAGCATTTGCTTCCTTGCATGGGTACTaaatttagcttttctatttttgtgctAGATCATGTCATGCTGGTAGGGCCTTTGATGACAACGCATGATTATATACTTGTTTATTGATGCATGATTTACACTTTTTTATCACCCCCTCTGCTTCCCATGTGTAATgtgattaaaattttaaatatgaagAATCATTTGAACAATGAATGTAACAATGTGCATCCTCTTATAATTTCTCAGGGTGCCCTAGTTGCAAATTATCCATGGGATGGAGCGGAGGACAAGAGGTGATCATCTGACATTCCAATTCATATGGTGAATTCGTGGGCCACTTATCTTGATAATTTGCTTGATTTCCCAGCCTGCGTGCAGAGCCTTTTGTCACTTTGATCTGTGTTGTCCTGCATGTTATTTGCTAGATGTACTAGGCATTACTTTTTCATTGATCAGTTGTTCTTTCTCTATGTTCGTGAATTAAATCTCCAGCTAATATGTAGATCAAAGGTCTGCTTTGATCTCCAGTTTGCAATGTGTCCCAAACCTTTTATGTATTACTCCTATGTTAAGTTAATTCATCCTTTCATAGTGATGAAAAAGTTGAAATCATTTAGTTTTAGAGGGACAGCAAAATATAGAAAGGTGCGGCACATTAATCAAAGTTTACACGTGATCTTTTATTGGCCTACTTGATTTGTTGTTTATAACTTTTCATAAATTACTGCAGTAATTATACTTTTGCTTTCATATCCTATATTCTTAATGACTATTGGCAATCCTAAATTGCAGGAGACATTAGTTTGTCAGCCCTAATGATGAAGCCTTTCGGTTCATGGCAAGTATATATAGTCGCTCTCACCGTAACATGTCATTGAGTAAAGAATTTGAAGGAGGAATTACGAATGGAGCAGCCTGGTATGACGGTTTTGAGGTAAATCCATTGTAGCTCATAATATAGGAAGTGCTGatctttttggtattttaatcTAATACCTTTGTGAAGTGAACCACTGgactttgcaaaagaaaaataattcacaTTCTATAATATTAAACGCTTATGAGTATTATAGATTGTGTTCACGttgtattctctttgatgaatgacaatTTTGTTTAAtattgctgcattcatttccatttaccagaaaaaagaagaaaaggaacttGTTGAAACCTGGAACCAACCCTgaaacctgtgacagggtaggttcaaGGTTATTGGTtatgacgggtaggttccaggttccaagcggaaTCTGtgaggaaccgggaaccgctcacccctagtgtgAAGTTGCATGTCGAAGCCTAAGACGCTGTAAATAACACAAATCTAACTAAAGAACTTTTAGTTGATGGCCTACTCCAACTCATAGTCACAGAGGAATGTGAGTACTGCATAATCAATTGGAGAGATTAAAGCTAAATCAACTAAGTTTTTTCGAGGGATGCTTAAGATTATTCATATGGGATCGATCTCATCATCAAAGCGAGAATATAcattaattacataaaaaaggagaaatcttGGCGGCGTATGACATCCTTTTCTTGTCTATCTCAGGTATTTTATGCCGAGAGACTCAATGGGCATTATGGCGAGACCCTGTTTGTGCTTGTGAATTTCCTTTCTTCGCTCCCTTTCTCGGTGGTGAATTCTCTGGTTTCAGGAACAACGATATTCTACATGGTGAAGCTTCATTCAGGATTCTCTCACTATGGTTATTTCTGCATTAACTTCTTCTGCACCACCATTATTGAGAGTTGCATGATGGTTGTGAACTCATTTGTCCCCAACGCCTTGATGGCTGTAGTAACTGGAATTAGTGTCAATGTAAgcaaattttctctcttaaaCTTCCCTTCCTGTAATCCTTATAAATTATGTTGTTGTTCATAGCTAATTTTTGTGAATTCAGGTTCTAATGATGATGGCATCACAGATCTTTAGACTTCTCGCTGATCTTCCCAAGTTATTTTGGCAGTACCCCATGTCCTACATCAGTTTTGCCAAATGGGCAGTTGAGGTAGTTAGAATATAGTGATTCGCTATTTTTCCGAAATCAAGCTTGAAAATTTATCAGCATATTTATGCATACAGCCATGGCATGGAAGATATTTATCTTCAGTCTCAATAATATCGTCTGACTAGTAAAACTCCACCAGGAGCATGCGCTATTGCTTGCATTGCATATTTAAACTCATTGAAGTTAAAATTCTCATCTTCTGCCTGAGGTAcatttatgagaaggaaatctCAAAACAACAAGATGCCTTCTATTTTGATGTGAAGAAATGGATTGAATGGTCGACAGTTCCGCCActcccttcttcctttctgGATTGTTGACCCTCTCTTCCATATGCTAGAGGTTATGTTAACCAATGAAATAATGTGATACTATGAAAATTCTGTTATTAGTCACTTTCATAGATTGATCAGAACACCACCAGGCTTCACCACATATTTCGCTCTGTCTCTTTAGTCAAACTGGAGCTTCAGATAAACAGGGTTTCTCAGAAACAGTTCTGCGACTAGCCATGGCAGTCAACAATACAAGCATATGATTTGGATCAGTGACGTTGAGTTCTCCCAAATATCTCATGAATTACAAGTCACTCATACAAATCATTCACATGCCTTGCAGGGTCAATACAAGAATGTCATGACCGGTCTTGAGTTTGATTCAGCAGAGCCAGGAGAACCAAAACTAAACAGCGAGATGATCCTCAAAACAACTTTTGGCATATCACTAGATCATTCCAAGTGGTGGGATGTAGCTGTGCTTCTGTTTCAATTGTTTGTTTACAAAGTACTACTCTTCTTAGTGCTTAGGTACAAGAAGAGAATAGCGCCCCAGTTACGGTTGTCGTCACAAGTGTTATTCAAGAAGTGTGTCTTGACAGATGATTCTGGTGCCAAATAGCAGCTAGCATCCATGATGTTTCCGGAACATACTTACTTTATCAGCAACTAATGCACCATGGTTATGTAAATGATGCATTTGTTCCTAGTTGTCGCAAGTTCTAAATGCAATTCACCTTTTTCACTTCAATGTTATGACAAATTCAATATTGGTATACGTAATGTGACAAGATTTAGACCTAATTCTCGGCCTGAGGTCCACCCGTTCCTCTTTGTAATTAATGTAGATTATAAACCTCTTACAAAGCACAAAATTTGGACATACGGCACTAAAACAAAATTTGGACAGACGGCCCATTtagtgcctctctctctctctttctctctctctctctctctgtctctctgcaATTACAAGCTACTGCAAGATTCGATGTAATGGATAATAAAGTACATTGATTACAAGCAAAACATATGTTACGCAATGAGTTACAACTGATattgaaaataaagattaaGCAATTCAAGGGTTGTACAAGAGTCAAATATAGCTTGCACTCATttacaaaaagataaaaaaaaaaaaattggggtaaagTGTACAGTGTCTTTGAACAGCCTCTCTGTCCCCTTATGGCGCACCAAACATTTGGACACCGAGCTTATCATACCCATGACCTCCAAATCTAATCCATGGCTGTGAAGCAGACCCAGGTGGAATTCagatctttcttttcccccaaaACCGAAAGGGCCAAATATGCAGAAGCCAAGAAAGTGTACTTGTCCTCGAATGCCCAACTTTTGAGGTGCCCAGGATCAACAAAATCATCATAACTTTAAGATGCCTTGCAAGAAAAACCGGTATCCTCAAACTTCCTACttatttcttctgttttttccaCGCAGCATTATTGCCATTGCGTGCTCTGGATGCTTTATGATTTCTCATTGAGGTTTCCATGCTCATACTACCTTTTAGTTCcatctttctcttttccccGCTTTTCAGTTTGTGAAAGgtcctcttccttttctttccagaTTCGTTGGATtgtttcttagaaaatttccCTGCAGCCAAATCACCATCCTTTTTAGAACCTTCTAATCTGCCATCAGCAGTAAGAGAAGTTTCATATTCTCCTGGCGAACCATCTTTGTTCTTCAATCTCCTTTTGTATCCTCGTCCCCTGACATCTTTCTGATTTGCAGAAGCTTCCTTGTTCTCTATCCCGCCTTCATTTGAGGTTTTGTTTCGCCAATTCTAAAAGGTCAAACATGTGATCATTTTACAAAACAATATTACGACCTCCAGAAATCATGCGCTACTGGATAATATTTCTGTAGGATACACATCCAAGC
The sequence above is drawn from the Eucalyptus grandis isolate ANBG69807.140 chromosome 11, ASM1654582v1, whole genome shotgun sequence genome and encodes:
- the LOC104427587 gene encoding uncharacterized protein LOC104427587, which produces MENWRNKTSNEGGIENKEASANQKDVRGRGYKRRLKNKDGSPGEYETSLTADGRLEGSKKDGDLAAGKFSKKQSNESGKKRKRTFHKLKSGEKRKMELKGSMSMETSMRNHKASRARNGNNAAWKKQKK